A genomic stretch from Lysobacter ciconiae includes:
- the cfa gene encoding cyclopropane fatty acyl phospholipid synthase has protein sequence MDTAPQQLVAGLLGKADIRINGDRPWDMQLHDPAALERALAEGNLGLGEAYMAGAWDCEQLDVFFERLLRAHLDREVHPARIAWHALQVRMFNRQSRTRAWQVGRAHYDLGNDFYEAMLDPRMVYSCGYWKDATDLAGAQEAKLELICRKLGLQPGMRVLDIGCGWGSFMGYAAERHGVECIGVTVSAEQTRYAQERYAGLPLEFRLQDYRELDGDSLGGRVDRIVSVGMFEHVGHKNHRDYMEVARRCLSPEGLFLLHTIGKNERDATPDRWIDKHIFPNGETPSIGQIGDAIDGLFIAEDVHNFGADYDRTLMAWHANFEAAWPRFADRLDRPFQRKWRYYLLSCAGAFRARELQLWQWVLSPEGVPGGYHRVS, from the coding sequence CTGGATACCGCCCCGCAACAGCTGGTCGCCGGCCTGCTGGGCAAGGCGGATATCCGCATCAACGGCGACCGCCCCTGGGACATGCAACTGCATGACCCGGCCGCACTGGAGCGGGCGCTGGCCGAGGGCAACCTCGGCCTGGGCGAGGCGTACATGGCCGGTGCATGGGACTGCGAACAACTCGATGTCTTCTTCGAGCGACTGCTGCGCGCGCACCTGGATCGCGAGGTCCACCCTGCCCGCATCGCCTGGCACGCGCTGCAGGTGCGGATGTTCAACCGCCAGAGCCGCACCCGGGCCTGGCAGGTCGGCCGGGCCCACTACGACCTGGGCAACGATTTCTACGAAGCGATGCTGGACCCGCGCATGGTCTATTCCTGCGGCTACTGGAAGGACGCCACCGACCTGGCCGGCGCGCAGGAGGCCAAGCTCGAGCTGATTTGCCGCAAGCTTGGACTGCAGCCGGGGATGCGGGTGCTGGACATCGGCTGCGGCTGGGGCAGCTTCATGGGCTACGCCGCCGAGCGCCACGGCGTGGAATGCATCGGCGTGACCGTGTCGGCCGAGCAGACCCGCTACGCGCAGGAACGCTACGCCGGGCTGCCGCTGGAATTCCGCCTGCAGGACTACCGCGAGCTGGACGGCGACAGCCTCGGCGGCCGGGTGGACCGCATCGTCAGCGTCGGCATGTTCGAGCACGTGGGCCACAAGAACCACCGCGACTACATGGAGGTCGCCCGGCGCTGCCTGTCTCCGGAGGGCCTGTTCCTGCTGCACACGATCGGCAAGAACGAGCGTGATGCCACACCGGACCGCTGGATCGACAAGCACATCTTCCCCAACGGCGAGACGCCCTCGATCGGCCAGATCGGCGATGCCATCGATGGCCTGTTCATCGCCGAGGACGTGCACAATTTCGGCGCCGACTACGACCGTACCCTGATGGCCTGGCACGCCAACTTCGAGGCCGCCTGGCCGCGTTTCGCCGACCGGCTGGACCGTCCGTTCCAGCGCAAGTGGCGCTATTACCTGCTCTCGTGCGCCGGTGCGTTCCGGGCCCGGGAGCTGCAGTTGTGGCAATGGGTCCTGTCGCCGGAGGGCGTGCCCGGCGGTTACCACCGGGTGAGCTGA
- a CDS encoding VOC family protein, translating into MYIPPGFTTITPYFFVDDAERFVDFLTSAFGGVEELRSLRADGRIANTQVRVGTATVMISEATARYPGMAFSFYLYVEDADAAMARAIAAGATHEMDVADMPYGDRQGGVRDPRGNIWWISQRLVQEPYSA; encoded by the coding sequence ATGTACATACCCCCGGGCTTCACCACCATCACCCCGTATTTCTTCGTCGACGATGCGGAGCGCTTCGTCGATTTCCTGACCAGCGCGTTCGGTGGCGTGGAAGAACTGCGCTCGCTGCGGGCCGACGGCCGGATCGCCAACACGCAGGTGCGGGTAGGCACGGCCACGGTGATGATCAGCGAGGCGACCGCCCGCTACCCGGGGATGGCGTTCTCGTTTTACCTCTATGTCGAGGACGCCGATGCCGCGATGGCACGCGCCATCGCAGCGGGCGCGACCCACGAGATGGACGTGGCGGACATGCCGTATGGCGACCGCCAGGGCGGTGTCCGCGACCCGCGCGGCAATATCTGGTGGATCTCCCAGCGTCTGGTCCAGGAGCCGTACTCGGCGTAG